A single window of Cololabis saira isolate AMF1-May2022 chromosome 24, fColSai1.1, whole genome shotgun sequence DNA harbors:
- the ccdc28a gene encoding coiled-coil domain-containing protein 28A, whose product MEERKLKRKSPRTSSSTAAPTGGSGRKTSSSSGGRQAGFSHNPGTHGAHSGQKSKYKRGVRDKHKYHGLGGKATQNQNQGQGQGQAAPIVQHSFLTDVSDVQEMENGLLSLLNDFHSGKLQAFGNECSIDQMEHVREMQEKLARLHFDLYGEVDEMPEDQKKMASDSNMDKLLFNLEELSSSIQKLNLADTQEIPRTSSM is encoded by the exons ATGGAGGAGCGCAAGCTAAAGAGAAAGAGCCCCAGGACCTCCAGCAGCACGGCGGCTCCCACCGGCGGCTCTGGCCGGAAGACCAGCTCCTCCTCCGGGGGAAGGCAGGCGGGTTTCAGCCACAACCCCGGGACTCACGGGGCGCACTCCGGCCAGAAGAGCAAGTACAAGAG GGGAGTCAGAGATAAGCACAAGTATCACGGCTTGGGCGGTAAAGccacccagaaccagaaccagggccAGGGCCAGGGCCAGGCAGCACCCATCGTCCAGCACTCATTTCTGACGGATGTGTCAGATGTGCAGGAGATGGAGAATGGCCTGCTCAGTCTCCTCAACGACTTCCACTCAGGGAAACTTCAGGCATTTG GCAATGAGTGCTCCATTGACCAGATGGAGCACGTGAGAGAGATGCAAGAGAAGCTTGCACGCTTGCACTTTGACCTCTACGGTGAGGTGGACGAAATGCCGGAAGACCAGAAGAAAATGGCCAGTGATTCCAACATGGACAAGTTGCTTTTTAAT CTTGAGGAGCTGAGTTCCTCCAT TCAGAAACTGAATCTCGCCGACACTCAAGAAATCCCGAGGACATCCAgcatgtga